The following are from one region of the Carassius auratus strain Wakin chromosome 13, ASM336829v1, whole genome shotgun sequence genome:
- the LOC113112543 gene encoding 40S ribosomal protein S24-like isoform X2, which yields MNETVTVRTRKFMTNRLLQRKQMVVDVLHPGKATVPKTEIREKLAKMYKTTPDVVFVFGFKTQFGGGKTTGFGMIYDSLDFAKKNEPKYRLQRHGLYEKKKTSRKQRKERKNRMKKVRGTKKASVGASGKK from the exons ATG AACGAGACCGTCACTGTCAGGACCAGAAAGTTCATGACAAACCGGCTGCTTCAAAGGAAGCAAATG GTTGTCGATGTCCTGCATCCAGGCAAAGCAACAGTCCCCAAGACAGAGATCAGGGAGAAGCTTGCAAAAATGTACAAAACCACCCCAGATGTGGTGTTCGTCTTCGGCTTCAAAACTCAGTTTGGCGGTGGCAAGACAACTGGGTTTGGAATGATCTACGACTCATTGGACTTTGCAAAGAAAAATGAGCCCAAATACAGGCTGCAAAGG CATGGCCTTTATGAGAAGAAAAAGACCTCTAGAAAACAGCGCAAGGAACGCAAGAACAGAATGAAGAAAGTTAGAGGCACCAAGAAAGCTTCTGTTGGTGCTTCGGGCAAgaag TAA
- the LOC113112543 gene encoding 40S ribosomal protein S24-like isoform X1, translating to MNETVTVRTRKFMTNRLLQRKQMVVDVLHPGKATVPKTEIREKLAKMYKTTPDVVFVFGFKTQFGGGKTTGFGMIYDSLDFAKKNEPKYRLQRHGLYEKKKTSRKQRKERKNRMKKVRGTKKASVGASGKKK from the exons ATG AACGAGACCGTCACTGTCAGGACCAGAAAGTTCATGACAAACCGGCTGCTTCAAAGGAAGCAAATG GTTGTCGATGTCCTGCATCCAGGCAAAGCAACAGTCCCCAAGACAGAGATCAGGGAGAAGCTTGCAAAAATGTACAAAACCACCCCAGATGTGGTGTTCGTCTTCGGCTTCAAAACTCAGTTTGGCGGTGGCAAGACAACTGGGTTTGGAATGATCTACGACTCATTGGACTTTGCAAAGAAAAATGAGCCCAAATACAGGCTGCAAAGG CATGGCCTTTATGAGAAGAAAAAGACCTCTAGAAAACAGCGCAAGGAACGCAAGAACAGAATGAAGAAAGTTAGAGGCACCAAGAAAGCTTCTGTTGGTGCTTCGGGCAAgaag AAGTGA
- the LOC113112543 gene encoding 40S ribosomal protein S24-like isoform X3 has product MNETVTVRTRKFMTNRLLQRKQMVVDVLHPGKATVPKTEIREKLAKMYKTTPDVVFVFGFKTQFGGGKTTGFGMIYDSLDFAKKNEPKYRLQRHGLYEKKKTSRKQRKERKNRMKKVRGTKKASVGASGKKKVNTFTSRLTAVEGESGVICQVNSKHLAAMLIYNAIDQYVIGSYYYRHFCLIPLE; this is encoded by the exons ATG AACGAGACCGTCACTGTCAGGACCAGAAAGTTCATGACAAACCGGCTGCTTCAAAGGAAGCAAATG GTTGTCGATGTCCTGCATCCAGGCAAAGCAACAGTCCCCAAGACAGAGATCAGGGAGAAGCTTGCAAAAATGTACAAAACCACCCCAGATGTGGTGTTCGTCTTCGGCTTCAAAACTCAGTTTGGCGGTGGCAAGACAACTGGGTTTGGAATGATCTACGACTCATTGGACTTTGCAAAGAAAAATGAGCCCAAATACAGGCTGCAAAGG CATGGCCTTTATGAGAAGAAAAAGACCTCTAGAAAACAGCGCAAGGAACGCAAGAACAGAATGAAGAAAGTTAGAGGCACCAAGAAAGCTTCTGTTGGTGCTTCGGGCAAgaag AAGGTAAATACTTTCACAAGTAGACTAACTGCTGTGGAAGGAGAGTCTGGAGTGATATGTCAAGTTAACTCCAAACATTTAGCTGCTATGTTGATTTATAATGCTATTGACCAGTATGTGATTGGAAGCTATTATTATAGGCACTTCTGTTTAATCCCACTCGAGTAG